The proteins below come from a single Candidatus Chlamydia sanziniae genomic window:
- a CDS encoding metallophosphoesterase family protein, with product MLPKPSDAYRLIHISDIHFCVFPRNLLLCFNKRLKGLIRQALRGTNFQATTISERFPEVVKNLDANSVCITGDFSLTAMDAEFLLARHFVDRLTKITAVHVLPGNHDVYTAQAFVDQPFYQYFPNHELQENKIFFQKLTPHWWLILLDCSCRNGWFSANGKVQLSQITALETFFLNLMPEENVIIANHYPLLSSSKSQHNLINHDLLQQMLQKYPQVQLYLHGHEHRAAVYSCKDNSPAYILNSGSISLPSNARFHIIDLYPDNFRIYTMVLTNLLQQDIPLEIALDLDFKTW from the coding sequence ATGCTTCCGAAACCTTCTGATGCTTACCGTCTGATTCATATTTCAGATATACATTTCTGTGTTTTTCCTCGAAATCTTCTACTATGCTTTAACAAAAGACTCAAAGGATTAATACGTCAAGCTTTAAGGGGTACAAATTTCCAAGCCACAACAATTTCTGAGCGTTTCCCTGAGGTTGTAAAAAATCTTGATGCGAATAGCGTATGTATTACTGGGGATTTTTCTCTCACTGCTATGGATGCAGAATTTTTGTTAGCACGTCATTTTGTAGATCGTTTGACTAAAATAACTGCTGTTCATGTATTGCCAGGAAATCATGATGTCTATACGGCACAAGCTTTTGTAGATCAACCTTTCTATCAATATTTTCCGAATCATGAGTTGCAAGAAAACAAAATTTTTTTTCAAAAATTGACACCCCATTGGTGGCTCATCTTACTCGATTGTTCCTGTCGCAACGGCTGGTTTTCAGCAAATGGTAAGGTTCAACTTTCCCAAATAACAGCTCTTGAAACTTTTTTTTTGAATTTAATGCCAGAAGAAAATGTTATTATTGCTAACCACTATCCCCTACTATCCTCAAGCAAATCTCAGCATAATCTCATTAACCATGACTTACTACAACAGATGTTACAAAAATATCCTCAAGTGCAACTTTACCTACATGGACATGAACATCGGGCAGCTGTTTACAGCTGTAAAGACAATTCCCCTGCTTATATTCTTAACAGCGGATCTATCTCTCTGCCTAGCAATGCACGTTTTCACATAATTGACCTTTATCCTGATAACTTTCGGATCTATACTATGGTGCTAACAAATCTTCTACAGCAAGATATTCCTTTGGAAATCGCTTTAGATTTAGACTTTAAAACTTGGTAA
- a CDS encoding lytic transglycosylase: MNRRNMVITAVLVNTILLAALFVTSKRARVKDYAQDYREFTASKVTKIISPEEKNTDKLNPVVSPSTTIVKEELAAQFIENKPTILTPTAIPSKCEISEAASPQQIKETSKETYATVIVKKGDFLERIARANHTTVAILMQINDLTSTQLKIGQVIKVPILDASEIAKNPQTKILSSDDYYIVQEGDSPWTIALRNHIRLEELLQLNDLDEQKARRLKPGDKLRMR; this comes from the coding sequence ATGAATCGCAGAAATATGGTGATAACAGCAGTTTTGGTGAATACTATACTGCTCGCAGCCTTATTTGTGACATCGAAGCGTGCTAGAGTCAAGGATTATGCTCAAGACTATCGAGAGTTTACTGCAAGTAAAGTGACTAAAATCATCTCCCCGGAAGAAAAAAATACAGACAAACTTAACCCTGTAGTCTCTCCATCTACCACTATTGTAAAGGAAGAACTCGCTGCTCAGTTTATAGAAAATAAACCAACAATTCTTACGCCCACGGCTATCCCCTCGAAGTGTGAAATTTCAGAAGCGGCGTCTCCACAGCAAATCAAAGAAACTTCTAAAGAAACTTACGCTACAGTTATTGTAAAAAAAGGGGATTTTCTAGAACGCATTGCGCGTGCAAACCATACTACAGTAGCAATATTGATGCAAATCAATGACTTAACATCTACTCAACTAAAGATTGGCCAGGTGATTAAAGTTCCGATACTAGATGCTTCAGAAATTGCTAAGAATCCCCAAACAAAGATTCTAAGCTCTGATGATTACTATATCGTTCAAGAAGGAGATAGCCCTTGGACGATAGCATTACGTAATCATATCCGTTTAGAAGAATTACTACAGTTGAATGACCTTGATGAGCAGAAAGCACGACGTCTTAAACCTGGAGATAAATTACGCATGCGTTAG
- the mraY gene encoding phospho-N-acetylmuramoyl-pentapeptide-transferase — MTCIIDLFPEVSPVFFLSMVAMTGLLLTLVLGVPVIRWLKKKDYRDQIYKEYCEKLELLHKNKAQVPTGGGILLFTVLIISILVWFPWTRPLTWLFILLITGYASLGWCDDRIKKKRQKGHGLKAKHKFIIQLCLATVTLLVLPYVYGSTKPLFMLKVPFVEGMVSVHSSLGKLCCLGLAFLAIVGTSNAVNLTDGLDGLAAGTLFITTLGFVIVALNSPAIPIAREIAYMFAALAGVCMGFLWYNGPPAQVFMGDTGSLLLGGMLGSCAVMLRAELILIIIGSIFVAEAGSVILQVVSHKCWKKRIFLCSPLHHHYEYQGMSEFKIVMRFWIVSLMCTGIGIAAALGRVL, encoded by the coding sequence ATGACCTGCATAATAGATCTTTTCCCCGAGGTTTCCCCAGTGTTCTTTTTAAGTATGGTAGCAATGACGGGATTGTTACTTACTTTAGTTCTTGGAGTCCCTGTGATTCGGTGGTTAAAAAAAAAAGATTACCGTGATCAAATATACAAAGAATATTGTGAAAAACTTGAATTACTCCATAAAAATAAAGCTCAGGTACCTACGGGAGGGGGCATTTTACTATTCACAGTTCTCATTATCTCCATACTTGTTTGGTTCCCATGGACACGACCTCTTACCTGGTTGTTTATTCTGTTAATAACCGGCTATGCAAGTCTTGGTTGGTGTGATGATAGAATCAAAAAGAAAAGACAAAAAGGTCACGGATTGAAAGCAAAACACAAATTTATTATACAATTATGTCTTGCTACTGTAACCCTTTTGGTGTTGCCTTATGTCTATGGAAGTACAAAACCTTTATTTATGCTTAAGGTCCCTTTCGTAGAAGGAATGGTTTCTGTGCATTCCTCCCTAGGGAAACTATGTTGTTTGGGATTGGCGTTTCTTGCTATTGTTGGAACAAGTAATGCTGTAAATCTCACTGATGGTCTCGATGGGTTGGCTGCAGGAACCTTATTTATAACTACCCTTGGTTTTGTCATTGTTGCTTTGAATAGCCCCGCCATTCCCATAGCTCGCGAAATTGCTTATATGTTCGCAGCCTTAGCAGGTGTATGTATGGGATTTTTATGGTACAACGGTCCTCCAGCACAGGTGTTTATGGGGGATACAGGTTCTTTACTCTTAGGTGGCATGCTGGGAAGTTGTGCTGTTATGCTACGTGCTGAACTGATTTTAATTATTATAGGAAGCATATTTGTCGCAGAAGCAGGATCTGTAATTCTTCAGGTAGTAAGCCATAAGTGTTGGAAAAAACGAATTTTTCTATGTTCTCCATTACATCATCATTATGAATATCAAGGCATGTCTGAATTCAAAATTGTCATGCGTTTCTGGATTGTAAGCTTGATGTGTACAGGTATAGGCATAGCTGCTGCTTTGGGGAGAGTCCTGTGA
- the murG gene encoding undecaprenyldiphospho-muramoylpentapeptide beta-N-acetylglucosaminyltransferase yields MRKIVLAVGGSGGHIVPALATRETFSNQGIETLLLGKGLEQHPSLYQQEINYKEIPSDSPLVINPLKLMRRTLSIYSGYRKAHRELKLFEPDFVIGFGSYHSLPVLLAALKQRIPLFLHEQNLIPGKVNKLFAPFARGVGVNFAPVTEYFYCPSQEVFLPKRGFSLTNPMRGHCQKHCPKICVVGGSQGAHTLNTIVPKALVQLIPQYPHMYVHHIVGPKSNVNAVQDMYNHGGVVCCVKNFENQMLDVLLTVDLVISRAGATILDEILWAKVPAILIPYPGAYGHQEINAKFFVDTIGGGTMILEKKLTEKLLVENIIFNLNSRTKEKQRKSLNNYYAQRSSKSFYEFISECL; encoded by the coding sequence ATGCGCAAAATAGTCTTAGCAGTAGGAGGGTCAGGAGGACATATCGTCCCTGCTTTGGCAACTAGAGAAACCTTTTCTAATCAAGGTATCGAAACTCTCCTTCTTGGAAAAGGTCTAGAACAACATCCTTCATTGTATCAGCAGGAAATAAATTATAAAGAAATCCCCTCGGATTCTCCTTTGGTGATCAATCCTCTAAAGTTAATGCGCAGAACTCTTTCTATTTATTCTGGGTATCGAAAAGCACATAGAGAACTAAAATTATTCGAACCAGATTTTGTTATAGGCTTTGGGAGTTACCACTCGCTACCTGTATTGCTGGCAGCTTTGAAACAAAGAATTCCTCTGTTTTTACACGAGCAAAATTTAATCCCTGGGAAAGTTAACAAGTTATTTGCTCCTTTTGCTCGGGGAGTAGGAGTCAATTTTGCTCCTGTTACAGAATACTTTTATTGTCCTTCTCAAGAAGTCTTCCTGCCTAAACGCGGATTTTCTTTAACCAATCCTATGAGGGGGCATTGTCAAAAGCATTGTCCCAAAATATGCGTCGTAGGAGGATCTCAAGGAGCCCATACGTTAAATACCATTGTTCCCAAAGCTTTAGTACAGCTTATTCCCCAATATCCGCATATGTATGTTCATCACATTGTTGGCCCTAAAAGTAATGTAAATGCAGTGCAGGATATGTATAATCATGGAGGTGTGGTGTGTTGTGTGAAAAACTTCGAAAATCAAATGCTTGATGTACTGTTAACAGTAGATCTTGTGATAAGCAGAGCTGGAGCAACTATCCTCGATGAAATTCTATGGGCAAAAGTTCCTGCAATTTTAATTCCTTATCCTGGAGCTTATGGTCATCAAGAAATTAATGCTAAGTTTTTTGTAGATACCATAGGAGGGGGAACTATGATTTTAGAAAAAAAACTCACAGAGAAGCTGTTAGTAGAAAATATCATTTTTAATCTAAACTCTCGAACTAAAGAAAAACAACGAAAATCATTGAATAATTATTATGCCCAAAGATCAAGTAAATCTTTTTACGAATTTATCAGCGAGTGCTTATAA
- the murD gene encoding UDP-N-acetylmuramoyl-L-alanine--D-glutamate ligase, which yields MSQRVLVLGMGITGQSAAKFLHEQGHYILGVDRSLDALKAKEFFHERFLEEEQDFPEDIDLVVRSPGVQPSHPWVIEALQRQIPTDTDIQIAFRTAEFQRYPSLGITGSNGKTTTALFLTHLFHVLGIPAIVMGNIGLSVLNQMLQPGIRVVEISSFQLATQNQLLPVLSGATLLNFSQNHLDYHKTLDMYFEAKSRIQKCLNDKGSLWIGEGLSIGKPYQMYMEEIQAIFDKGSALKPLYLHDRNNYCAAYALANEVCHVSLDNFLKAILTFEKPPHRIEYLGEKDGVHYINDSKATTVSSVGKALVALGQKIIVILGGKNKGGDFSSLISVLTHTAKHIIVMGESQEEIATALCNTVPLTRTKNLQEAVHVAQIIAQPGDNILLSPGCASFDQFQSFEERGALFKQLIRGNGGKLL from the coding sequence GTGAGTCAACGTGTTCTTGTTCTAGGAATGGGAATTACAGGACAATCTGCAGCTAAGTTCTTACATGAACAAGGACATTATATTCTGGGTGTAGACCGTTCCTTAGATGCCTTGAAAGCAAAAGAGTTTTTTCATGAAAGGTTCCTCGAAGAAGAACAAGATTTTCCAGAAGATATTGACTTAGTTGTCCGTTCGCCTGGCGTACAGCCTTCGCATCCTTGGGTGATAGAAGCTTTGCAGCGTCAGATTCCTACAGATACAGATATACAGATAGCCTTTAGAACTGCAGAATTTCAACGCTACCCCTCATTAGGAATCACGGGATCTAATGGCAAAACAACAACAGCGCTATTTCTTACTCATCTATTTCATGTATTAGGAATCCCCGCAATTGTCATGGGCAATATAGGCCTGTCTGTACTCAACCAAATGCTACAGCCAGGGATACGTGTTGTAGAAATCAGCTCTTTTCAACTTGCTACACAAAATCAATTGCTTCCCGTATTGTCTGGAGCGACATTGTTGAATTTTTCCCAAAATCACTTAGATTATCATAAAACACTAGATATGTATTTTGAAGCCAAAAGCCGTATACAAAAATGTTTAAATGATAAAGGATCTTTATGGATTGGAGAAGGACTCTCCATAGGAAAACCTTATCAAATGTATATGGAAGAGATCCAAGCAATTTTTGATAAAGGGAGTGCATTAAAACCACTATATTTGCATGATAGAAATAATTATTGTGCAGCCTATGCTTTGGCTAATGAAGTGTGCCATGTCTCTTTAGACAACTTTTTAAAAGCAATTCTGACATTTGAAAAACCACCGCATAGAATCGAATATCTTGGAGAGAAGGATGGTGTACACTATATCAATGATAGCAAAGCTACAACCGTAAGTTCGGTGGGAAAAGCACTCGTAGCTTTAGGGCAAAAGATTATCGTGATTTTAGGTGGCAAGAATAAAGGTGGGGATTTCAGTTCTTTAATTTCTGTGCTCACACACACAGCAAAGCATATCATAGTTATGGGAGAGTCTCAGGAAGAAATTGCTACAGCATTATGCAACACAGTTCCCTTAACTCGGACTAAAAATTTACAGGAAGCTGTGCATGTTGCTCAAATTATAGCCCAACCAGGAGATAATATTTTGTTATCCCCCGGATGTGCAAGCTTTGATCAATTTCAAAGTTTTGAAGAACGAGGAGCTCTCTTTAAACAGTTGATCAGAGGAAATGGAGGCAAACTATTATGA
- the efp gene encoding elongation factor P → MVRINTSEFRVGLKIEIDNQPYIILQNDFVKPGKGQAFNRIKIKNFFTGRVIEKTFKSGESVQSADIQERNLRLLYSDQESATFMDDETFEQEIVFWQKLENIKNWLLEDTIYTLILYNNEVVAVEPPIFIELIITETSPGVRGDTASGRVLKPAVTNTGAKIMVPIFIHEGEVVKVDTRTGSYESRVSK, encoded by the coding sequence ATGGTCCGCATAAATACTAGTGAATTCCGAGTAGGATTAAAGATAGAAATCGATAATCAGCCCTACATTATTTTGCAAAATGATTTTGTGAAACCGGGCAAAGGTCAAGCTTTTAATAGAATTAAAATAAAAAATTTCTTCACAGGAAGAGTTATCGAGAAGACTTTCAAATCTGGGGAATCTGTACAAAGTGCCGACATTCAAGAACGTAATCTACGCCTCCTTTATTCTGATCAAGAGAGCGCTACCTTCATGGATGATGAAACTTTTGAACAGGAGATCGTTTTCTGGCAAAAATTAGAAAATATAAAAAATTGGTTGTTAGAAGATACAATTTATACTTTAATTTTATATAATAATGAAGTAGTCGCTGTAGAACCCCCAATTTTTATAGAGTTGATTATAACTGAAACGTCACCAGGAGTCCGTGGAGATACAGCGTCGGGACGTGTATTGAAGCCTGCAGTCACTAATACTGGAGCAAAAATCATGGTTCCTATCTTTATTCATGAGGGAGAAGTTGTAAAAGTAGACACGCGAACAGGAAGTTACGAATCCCGAGTTTCGAAATAA
- the groEL3 gene encoding variant chaperonin GroEL3 yields MSEWEKLSSYHADKKLFLGIDKALQLVKKFYGPKTLHSQAAFFEERGYTVLSKITFSDPHENIGVGFAKIMADKIYAKHFDGATVGLILLHAILQESYLALERGISIHKLSVSLKHMEKKLLDSLQQHSWPIKDAKKLRAIIFSALHIPIIADEFAAAFSVTGPEGLISLTCSYQTDMQITQGLRINAGYASAYFTSHSTNRVITISCPKIFITDKKISTIHPLLPLLQEAAIEDKHLLIFCEDIHEDVLATLIANKLQGLLQVTVISIPNLSTTEQAVAEDIALFTGTHIFSQDFDPHSLPPHYTILGSCASIEISETQTTLIRGHHVPEVLALKIRQLEEEIRSTLCPREKLSLTQRKNRLQSPVTILSTKESNKALYNLAFTIMSSAMTQGYIPGGGAALFYASLDLGKEENLFGEEEYEAMRILQKACCAPLEQLANNADLDSNTVIAKLSSLATTSLGVSVLSREIEDLIARGILDSLSTISSAVSYALDTALLVLSSKMVICEM; encoded by the coding sequence ATGTCTGAATGGGAAAAATTGTCTAGTTATCATGCGGATAAAAAGCTTTTCCTGGGTATAGATAAAGCCCTTCAACTAGTTAAAAAGTTTTATGGACCTAAAACCCTACACTCCCAGGCTGCTTTTTTTGAGGAACGTGGTTATACCGTCCTCTCAAAAATAACATTTTCTGATCCTCATGAAAATATTGGTGTAGGTTTTGCCAAAATCATGGCAGATAAAATTTATGCGAAGCATTTCGATGGAGCAACCGTAGGATTAATTCTTTTGCATGCAATTTTACAAGAAAGTTATCTTGCTTTAGAACGTGGGATTTCCATCCATAAACTTTCTGTGTCGCTAAAACATATGGAGAAAAAGCTCCTTGATTCCTTACAACAACATTCTTGGCCTATCAAAGATGCTAAAAAATTACGGGCCATTATTTTTTCAGCTCTACATATCCCTATCATTGCTGATGAATTTGCCGCGGCTTTTTCAGTAACAGGTCCTGAAGGCTTAATCTCTCTAACATGTAGCTATCAAACTGACATGCAAATCACTCAAGGTCTGAGAATCAACGCTGGTTACGCTTCGGCATACTTTACTTCCCATTCTACAAACCGCGTCATCACGATTTCTTGCCCTAAGATTTTTATTACTGATAAAAAAATCTCTACTATTCATCCGCTCCTTCCTTTGCTGCAGGAGGCTGCTATAGAGGACAAACATTTGCTTATTTTCTGTGAAGATATCCATGAAGATGTGCTTGCCACACTAATTGCAAATAAATTACAGGGATTATTACAAGTGACTGTGATTTCTATTCCTAATCTCTCTACCACAGAACAAGCTGTAGCAGAAGATATTGCCTTATTTACCGGAACACATATTTTTTCGCAGGATTTCGATCCTCACTCTTTACCTCCACATTATACGATCTTAGGTTCTTGTGCATCGATTGAGATTTCGGAAACACAAACAACATTAATTCGTGGTCATCATGTACCTGAAGTACTCGCTTTAAAAATCCGTCAATTAGAAGAAGAAATCCGTTCTACCTTATGTCCTAGAGAAAAACTCTCTCTCACGCAAAGAAAAAATCGTCTTCAAAGTCCTGTTACTATCCTTTCTACCAAAGAAAGCAACAAAGCCTTGTATAACTTAGCCTTTACGATCATGAGTTCCGCAATGACTCAGGGTTATATCCCTGGTGGAGGCGCTGCGTTATTCTATGCTTCCTTAGATTTAGGCAAGGAAGAAAATCTTTTTGGAGAGGAAGAATATGAAGCTATGCGAATTTTACAAAAAGCATGTTGCGCTCCTTTGGAACAATTAGCCAACAATGCCGATCTAGATAGCAATACTGTTATAGCTAAACTCTCTTCTTTGGCCACAACAAGTTTAGGGGTGAGCGTGCTTTCCCGAGAAATCGAAGATCTAATTGCTCGGGGTATCTTAGATTCTCTATCAACGATATCCTCAGCTGTATCCTATGCTCTCGATACAGCTTTGCTCGTCCTTTCTTCAAAAATGGTTATTTGTGAAATGTAA
- the murF gene encoding UDP-N-acetylmuramoyl-tripeptide--D-alanyl-D-alanine ligase, whose translation MQPIFLKEWISLMLSEAMCPKSGKKISGIAIDSRQVHPGDLFFALPGAITDGHQFLAEAAKAGAIAAVVSKEYQGKDFGLELVVVEDPKKALQEAGRNQYNLFQGSIIGITGSLGKTTTKEFSKTLLASSFKVHASPKSYNSQLTVPLSLLMADGDEDLIILEMGVSEPGNMENLLSIVQPDISVITQVNSQHALHFPTGIEGILQEKSQILEKSQIQFLPKDSPWYPDLLKRSVSAEKFSFSFHDTSADFYYKTIRANTIVIQTPEGDYDLPISFPYKPAYINLLIAVAFAWLFDVSLDSLIHSLPNLQLPPMRFEQNMKNGVQVINDVYNACPEAMLAALDALPTPYEGGKIILVLGHMSELGMYSKEGHCIVAKKALAKAQKIFFIGEYWAPIQPIVQDYTCDVDFYPSAQDVKDVLKSVIQQGDVILLKGARALALESLLSCF comes from the coding sequence ATGCAGCCGATATTCCTTAAAGAATGGATATCTCTGATGTTGTCTGAGGCCATGTGTCCAAAGTCTGGGAAAAAAATATCAGGCATTGCTATAGATAGCCGGCAAGTGCATCCCGGAGATTTATTTTTCGCACTTCCAGGTGCAATAACAGACGGACACCAGTTCTTGGCAGAAGCAGCAAAAGCCGGGGCAATAGCCGCTGTAGTGTCTAAAGAATATCAAGGGAAGGACTTTGGTCTCGAATTAGTTGTTGTTGAAGATCCAAAGAAAGCTCTCCAAGAAGCTGGCCGTAATCAATATAACCTATTTCAAGGGAGTATTATTGGAATCACTGGTTCTTTAGGAAAAACTACAACGAAAGAATTCTCTAAAACTCTCTTGGCTTCTTCATTTAAAGTCCATGCGAGTCCTAAGAGTTATAATTCTCAGTTAACCGTTCCTCTGAGTTTACTCATGGCTGATGGCGATGAGGATCTTATCATTTTGGAAATGGGAGTGTCGGAACCTGGCAATATGGAGAACCTTTTATCAATAGTACAACCAGATATTAGCGTAATTACTCAGGTAAATAGTCAGCACGCTCTCCATTTCCCAACAGGCATTGAAGGGATTCTACAAGAAAAAAGCCAGATCTTAGAAAAAAGTCAAATACAATTTCTACCCAAAGATTCCCCATGGTATCCTGATTTGCTTAAACGTTCTGTATCAGCAGAAAAATTCTCTTTTTCATTCCATGATACGTCAGCAGATTTCTATTATAAAACTATCCGAGCAAACACGATTGTTATTCAGACTCCAGAAGGAGATTACGATCTTCCTATTTCTTTCCCTTATAAACCCGCATATATTAACCTCCTAATTGCTGTTGCCTTTGCTTGGCTTTTTGATGTTTCGTTGGATAGCCTAATACACTCTTTACCTAATTTACAGCTCCCCCCCATGCGCTTTGAACAAAACATGAAAAATGGAGTGCAAGTTATCAATGATGTGTATAATGCTTGTCCAGAAGCTATGTTAGCAGCTCTTGATGCTCTTCCTACTCCTTATGAAGGGGGCAAAATTATTCTCGTTCTTGGCCACATGTCTGAATTAGGAATGTATTCAAAAGAAGGTCATTGTATTGTTGCTAAAAAAGCTCTAGCAAAAGCTCAAAAAATATTTTTTATTGGTGAGTACTGGGCACCAATCCAACCTATTGTACAGGATTATACTTGTGACGTAGACTTCTATCCATCAGCTCAAGATGTTAAAGATGTCTTAAAAAGTGTTATACAGCAAGGCGATGTCATTTTACTCAAAGGTGCCCGTGCCTTGGCCCTTGAGTCTTTATTGAGTTGTTTTTAG